A genome region from Streptomyces sp. NBC_01296 includes the following:
- a CDS encoding dihydrodipicolinate synthase family protein, whose product MAQNLSLHGIHVPLVTPFTRSGDVAADALEALAHTVLDEGATGIVALGTTGEPAALDEAERDLVTDVCARVCRERGAMLTVGAGANGTRAAEAALGRLARWPEVRAALVTVPSFVRPAAAGVLAHFARLAEVSPVPLVVYHIPYRTGQPLDAAALRALGELPGVAGMKYAGGGIGEDAVALLGAPPDGFAVLAGDDVYLSPLLALGASGGILASAHLATARYAELTAAWQAGDVPRARALGHGLARLSAALFAEPNPAVVKAVLHARGRIPTPDVRLPLLPAGEEAVSVALARLAEL is encoded by the coding sequence ATGGCACAGAACCTCTCCCTCCACGGGATTCACGTACCGCTCGTCACCCCCTTCACGCGCAGCGGGGACGTCGCCGCCGACGCACTCGAGGCACTCGCCCACACGGTGCTCGACGAGGGCGCCACCGGGATCGTCGCCCTCGGCACCACCGGCGAGCCCGCCGCCCTCGACGAGGCGGAGCGCGACCTCGTCACCGACGTCTGCGCCCGGGTCTGCCGGGAGCGGGGCGCGATGCTGACCGTGGGCGCCGGGGCGAACGGCACCCGGGCCGCCGAGGCGGCGCTCGGCCGGCTGGCGAGGTGGCCCGAGGTGCGGGCGGCGCTGGTGACGGTGCCGTCGTTCGTGCGGCCGGCGGCGGCGGGGGTGCTGGCGCATTTCGCGCGGCTGGCCGAGGTGAGCCCCGTACCGCTGGTCGTCTACCACATCCCGTACCGGACCGGGCAGCCGCTGGACGCGGCCGCGCTGCGGGCGCTCGGGGAGCTGCCCGGGGTGGCCGGGATGAAGTACGCGGGCGGCGGCATCGGCGAGGACGCGGTGGCGCTGCTCGGCGCGCCGCCGGACGGGTTCGCGGTGCTGGCGGGCGACGACGTGTACCTGTCGCCACTGCTGGCGCTGGGCGCGTCGGGCGGGATCCTGGCCTCGGCCCACCTGGCGACGGCCCGGTACGCGGAGCTGACGGCGGCCTGGCAGGCCGGTGACGTGCCGCGGGCGCGCGCCCTGGGCCACGGCCTGGCCCGGCTGTCGGCGGCGCTCTTCGCCGAGCCCAATCCCGCGGTGGTCAAGGCGGTGCTCCACGCCCGGGGCCGGATCCCCACACCCGACGTGCGGCTCCCGCTGCTGCCGGCGGGCGAGGAGGCGGTTTCGGTGGCGCTGGCGCGACTGGCGGAGCTCTAG
- a CDS encoding S-(hydroxymethyl)mycothiol dehydrogenase, whose protein sequence is MTHRVRGVIARSKGAPVETTTILVPDPGPGEALVKVQACGVCHTDLHYREGGINDEFPFLLGHEAAGIVESVGPDVTSVAPGDFVVLNWRAVCGTCRACKRGRPWYCFNTHNATQPMTLEDGTPLSPALGIGAFAEKTLVAAGQCTKVDPAAAPAAAGLLGCGVMAGLGAALNTGNVGRGDSVAVIGCGGVGNAAVAGARLAGAGRIIAVDLDDRKLEWARGLGATHTVNGRTEDVVKAIQGLTGGNGADVVIDAVGRPETYRQAFYARDLAGTVVLVGVPTPEMKLELPLLDVFGRGGALKSSWYGDCLPERDFPLLIDLYLQGRLDLDAFVSETIPLDGVEAAFARMERGEVLRSVVEFQADTH, encoded by the coding sequence GTGACGCATCGCGTACGAGGGGTCATCGCCCGGAGCAAGGGCGCACCGGTGGAGACGACGACGATCCTCGTGCCCGACCCCGGGCCCGGCGAGGCCCTGGTCAAGGTGCAGGCCTGCGGGGTCTGCCACACCGACCTCCACTACCGCGAGGGCGGCATCAACGACGAGTTCCCCTTCCTGCTCGGCCACGAGGCCGCCGGGATCGTCGAATCCGTCGGCCCGGACGTCACCTCGGTCGCGCCCGGCGACTTCGTGGTCCTCAACTGGCGTGCGGTCTGCGGCACCTGCCGTGCCTGCAAGCGCGGCCGCCCCTGGTACTGCTTCAACACGCACAACGCCACGCAGCCCATGACCCTCGAGGACGGCACCCCGCTCTCCCCGGCGCTCGGCATCGGTGCGTTCGCCGAGAAGACCCTGGTCGCGGCAGGTCAGTGCACCAAGGTCGACCCGGCCGCCGCGCCGGCCGCCGCCGGACTCCTCGGCTGCGGGGTGATGGCCGGCCTCGGAGCCGCCCTGAACACCGGCAACGTCGGACGGGGCGACTCCGTCGCCGTCATCGGCTGCGGGGGGGTCGGCAACGCGGCCGTCGCCGGCGCCCGCCTCGCCGGCGCGGGCCGGATCATCGCCGTCGACCTCGACGACCGGAAGCTGGAGTGGGCGCGGGGCCTCGGCGCCACCCACACCGTCAACGGCCGCACGGAGGACGTGGTCAAGGCCATCCAGGGGCTCACCGGCGGAAACGGTGCGGACGTGGTCATCGACGCCGTGGGCCGCCCCGAGACCTACCGGCAGGCCTTCTACGCCCGCGACCTGGCCGGCACCGTGGTCCTGGTCGGCGTGCCGACGCCGGAGATGAAGCTCGAACTGCCGCTCCTCGACGTCTTCGGCCGCGGCGGCGCCCTCAAGTCCTCCTGGTACGGGGACTGCCTGCCCGAGCGCGACTTCCCCCTCCTCATCGACCTCTACCTCCAGGGCCGCCTGGACCTCGACGCCTTCGTGTCCGAGACCATCCCGCTCGACGGGGTCGAAGCCGCCTTCGCGCGGATGGAGCGGGGCGAGGTCCTCCGCTCGGTGGTGGAGTTCCAGGCGGACACCCACTAG
- a CDS encoding transglycosylase SLT domain-containing protein has translation MPGLGKHRRPKQRPIARKLAFAGTGGAALALPLISATTAGAAVTQPASAPAAATVTLPAVKPAVEKAAAPLTYSVTVGDTLSKIAVEHSVSGGWQALYESNRNAIGGNPSIIRPGLKLSLGAAAKAAVAKATATTAAAKTATTYANNLDGWIRQSLDIMAQHGIPGSYNGIHRNVIRESSGNPLAINNWDSNAAAGIPSKGLLQVIDPTFRAYHVPGTSTDSYDPVANITAACNYAAARYGSIDNVNGPY, from the coding sequence ATGCCCGGACTCGGAAAGCACCGTCGGCCGAAGCAGCGCCCGATCGCCCGCAAGCTGGCCTTCGCCGGCACCGGCGGAGCCGCCCTCGCCCTGCCGCTGATCAGCGCGACCACCGCCGGGGCGGCCGTGACGCAGCCGGCTTCGGCGCCCGCCGCGGCGACCGTCACGCTGCCCGCCGTCAAGCCGGCGGTGGAAAAGGCGGCCGCTCCCCTGACCTATTCGGTGACCGTCGGCGACACCCTTTCGAAGATCGCCGTCGAGCATTCGGTGAGCGGCGGCTGGCAGGCCCTCTACGAGAGCAACCGCAACGCCATCGGCGGCAACCCCTCGATCATTCGCCCCGGGCTCAAGCTGAGCCTCGGCGCGGCGGCGAAGGCGGCCGTGGCCAAGGCGACCGCGACGACGGCTGCGGCCAAGACCGCCACCACGTACGCGAACAACCTCGACGGTTGGATCCGGCAGTCGCTGGACATCATGGCCCAGCACGGAATCCCCGGCAGCTACAACGGAATTCACCGCAACGTGATCCGCGAGTCCTCCGGCAACCCGCTGGCCATCAACAACTGGGACTCCAACGCCGCGGCCGGCATCCCCTCCAAGGGCCTGCTCCAGGTCATCGACCCGACGTTCCGGGCCTACCACGTGCCCGGCACGTCCACGGACTCGTACGACCCGGTCGCCAACATCACGGCCGCCTGCAACTACGCGGCCGCCCGCTACGGCTCGATCGACAACGTCAACGGCCCGTACTGA
- a CDS encoding alpha/beta fold hydrolase, with protein MDRSYRQPGVVLTDHRFTVPLDHTRPDGEHIELYAREAVATGKDPATLPWLLYLEGGPGLGVRRFVGRQAWLERALTEYRVLLLDQRGTGRSTPANRQTLPLRGTPAQQAQYLAHFRADSIVRDAEAIRPGLTGGAPWTVLGQSFGGFCTTHYLSTAPEGLTAALITGGLPSLSATADEVYEAAYPRIERKNLAHYARYPMDVERARRIAAHLVERPAELPGGHRLTAEAFQSLGILLGTGDGSHQLHYLLEDAFVPTPAGPALADAFLEHVQGLLSFAAHPLYALLHEPIYAQDPAAPTAWAAERVRAGHPAFDADKTLAGDGPLLFTGETIHPWHFTADPALAPLRETAELLAARTGWQPLYDPARLAANEVPVAAAVYHDDMYVDTAHSLQTARAIRGLRTWVTDEFEHDGVRAGGPRVLDHLLALVRDEV; from the coding sequence ATCGACCGCAGCTACCGCCAGCCCGGTGTCGTCCTCACCGACCACCGCTTCACCGTCCCGCTCGACCACACCCGCCCGGACGGCGAGCACATCGAGCTGTACGCCCGCGAGGCCGTCGCCACCGGCAAGGACCCCGCGACCCTGCCCTGGCTGCTCTACCTGGAGGGCGGCCCCGGCTTGGGCGTCCGCCGCTTCGTCGGCCGGCAGGCCTGGCTGGAGCGGGCCCTCACCGAGTACCGCGTCCTCCTGCTCGACCAGCGCGGCACCGGCCGCTCCACCCCCGCCAACCGGCAGACCCTGCCCCTGCGCGGCACGCCCGCGCAGCAGGCGCAGTACCTCGCCCACTTCCGCGCCGACTCCATCGTGCGCGACGCCGAGGCCATCCGCCCCGGCCTGACCGGCGGCGCCCCCTGGACCGTGCTGGGGCAGAGCTTCGGCGGCTTCTGCACCACCCACTACCTCTCCACCGCGCCCGAGGGCCTGACCGCCGCCCTGATCACCGGCGGCCTCCCGTCCCTGAGCGCCACCGCCGACGAGGTGTACGAGGCCGCGTACCCCCGCATCGAGCGGAAGAACCTGGCCCACTACGCCCGCTACCCGATGGACGTCGAGCGCGCCCGCCGCATCGCCGCCCACCTCGTGGAGCGCCCGGCCGAACTCCCCGGCGGCCACCGCCTCACCGCCGAGGCCTTCCAGTCCCTCGGCATCCTGCTCGGCACCGGTGACGGCAGCCACCAGCTGCACTACCTCCTCGAGGACGCCTTCGTCCCGACCCCGGCGGGCCCGGCCCTCGCCGACGCCTTCCTGGAACACGTGCAGGGCCTGCTCTCCTTCGCCGCGCACCCCCTGTACGCCTTGCTCCACGAGCCCATCTACGCCCAGGACCCGGCCGCGCCCACCGCCTGGGCCGCCGAACGGGTCCGCGCGGGCCACCCCGCCTTCGACGCCGACAAGACCCTCGCGGGCGACGGGCCCCTGCTCTTCACCGGCGAGACCATCCACCCCTGGCACTTCACGGCCGATCCCGCGCTGGCCCCGCTGCGCGAGACCGCCGAGCTGCTGGCCGCCCGTACCGGCTGGCAGCCCTTGTACGACCCGGCCCGACTCGCCGCCAACGAGGTGCCGGTGGCCGCGGCGGTCTACCACGACGACATGTACGTGGACACCGCGCACTCCCTGCAGACCGCCCGGGCGATCCGGGGCCTGCGCACCTGGGTGACGGACGAGTTCGAGCACGACGGCGTACGCGCCGGCGGCCCCCGCGTCCTGGACCACCTGCTGGCCCTCGTGCGCGACGAGGTCTAG
- a CDS encoding LysR family transcriptional regulator, with translation MLDVRRLRLLRELARRGTIAAVAEALAFSPSAVSQQLGVLEREAGLPLLERTGRRVRLTPAGQNLVRHAEAVLERLEQAAAELAEARSGPAGALRIGAFPTAIRAIVPAALVALARRHPGLEPMVSETDPAAVAHALRAGDLDVALIHEYDFVPAQKEPGLATEPLYREAMYLAAPTGTAADTATAERDLGEDVGEGADRSRDRIPRQGSGQGFDQGSVLRAHADAPWITATPGTLCHTMALRACQAAGFTPRIRHQVDEFPTVLALVAAGQGVAVVPQLGIMGSAGPAVSLTRLLMERRTKVAFRSGAAAHPAVAAFGAALRAAVPPELATPASAA, from the coding sequence ATGCTCGACGTACGACGCCTGCGCCTGCTGCGCGAACTCGCCCGCCGCGGGACCATCGCCGCCGTGGCCGAGGCGCTCGCCTTCAGCCCTTCGGCGGTGTCCCAGCAACTCGGCGTCCTCGAACGGGAGGCGGGCCTGCCGCTGCTCGAGCGCACCGGCCGCCGGGTCCGGCTCACGCCCGCCGGGCAGAACCTGGTCCGGCACGCCGAGGCCGTGCTGGAGCGGCTCGAACAAGCCGCCGCCGAACTCGCCGAGGCGCGCAGCGGCCCGGCCGGCGCCCTGCGCATCGGGGCCTTCCCCACGGCCATCCGGGCCATCGTCCCGGCCGCCCTGGTCGCACTGGCCCGGCGCCATCCCGGGCTGGAGCCGATGGTGTCGGAGACCGACCCGGCGGCGGTCGCGCACGCGCTGCGCGCCGGGGACCTGGACGTGGCCCTGATCCACGAGTACGACTTCGTCCCCGCGCAGAAGGAGCCGGGGCTCGCCACGGAACCGCTGTACCGGGAGGCGATGTACCTGGCCGCCCCGACCGGCACGGCGGCGGACACCGCGACCGCCGAGCGGGACCTCGGCGAGGATGTCGGCGAGGGCGCCGACCGGAGCCGCGACCGGATCCCCCGTCAGGGTTCCGGCCAGGGCTTCGACCAGGGTTCCGTGCTGCGGGCCCACGCCGACGCCCCCTGGATCACCGCCACCCCCGGCACCCTCTGCCACACCATGGCCCTGCGCGCCTGCCAGGCCGCCGGTTTCACGCCGCGGATCCGCCACCAGGTCGACGAGTTCCCCACCGTGCTCGCCCTGGTCGCGGCCGGCCAGGGCGTCGCGGTGGTCCCGCAGCTCGGCATCATGGGGTCCGCCGGCCCGGCCGTCTCCCTCACGCGTCTCCTGATGGAGCGGCGTACCAAGGTCGCCTTCCGCAGCGGCGCCGCCGCCCACCCGGCCGTGGCCGCCTTCGGTGCGGCACTTCGCGCCGCCGTGCCACCGGAACTCGCCACTCCGGCTTCCGCGGCTTGA
- a CDS encoding ATP-binding cassette domain-containing protein, with translation MTKTTPTTQTTRPTRTAKPPNDEPAIRFRHAAKSFGPVHAVSGIDLDVRRGETVALLGRNGAGKSTAISLLLGLNEPDAGSVRLFGQTPAQAVQSGRVGAMLQEGRAVPRITVRELIGFVARTYPAPLPVAEALELAGLTDLAGRRIDRLSGGQAQRVRFAVALAGNPELIVLDEPTAALDVEARRAFWESMRGYARRGNTVLFSTHYLEEADAHADRIVVVDAGRIVADGTGEQLRRAAGGSLVSVDLAGRPTEGLGELPGVVSLEVRGDRARLRTEDPDATVVALAGLGAVRGIEVTAPSLDDAFLALTATHTRTHTHAHTPTAAAGSAR, from the coding sequence ATGACGAAGACGACGCCCACCACGCAGACGACGCGGCCGACGCGGACCGCGAAGCCGCCGAACGACGAGCCCGCCATCCGGTTCCGGCACGCCGCCAAGTCCTTCGGCCCCGTCCACGCCGTCTCGGGCATCGACCTCGACGTCCGGCGCGGCGAGACGGTCGCCCTGCTCGGCCGCAACGGCGCCGGCAAGTCCACCGCCATCAGCCTGCTGCTCGGCCTGAACGAGCCCGACGCGGGCAGCGTACGGCTCTTCGGGCAGACCCCCGCGCAGGCGGTCCAGAGCGGCCGGGTGGGCGCGATGCTCCAGGAGGGGCGCGCCGTACCGCGGATCACGGTGCGCGAGCTCATCGGCTTCGTGGCCCGGACCTACCCGGCCCCCCTGCCCGTCGCCGAGGCGCTGGAGCTCGCCGGGCTCACCGACCTCGCCGGCCGGCGCATCGACCGGCTCTCCGGCGGCCAGGCCCAGCGCGTCCGGTTCGCCGTCGCCCTCGCCGGCAACCCGGAGCTCATCGTGCTCGACGAGCCGACCGCCGCCCTCGACGTGGAGGCCCGCCGCGCCTTCTGGGAGTCCATGCGCGGCTACGCCCGGCGCGGCAACACCGTCCTGTTCTCCACGCACTACCTGGAGGAGGCCGACGCCCACGCCGACCGGATCGTGGTCGTGGACGCCGGCCGGATCGTCGCCGACGGCACGGGGGAGCAGCTGCGCCGCGCCGCCGGCGGGTCGCTGGTCTCCGTCGACCTCGCCGGGCGCCCGACCGAGGGCCTCGGCGAACTGCCCGGGGTGGTCTCCCTGGAGGTACGGGGAGACCGCGCGCGGCTGCGTACGGAGGACCCGGACGCGACGGTCGTCGCCCTGGCCGGCCTCGGCGCCGTCCGCGGGATCGAGGTCACCGCGCCCTCGCTCGACGACGCCTTCCTCGCGCTCACCGCGACCCACACCCGCACCCACACTCACGCCCACACGCCCACCGCTGCCGCCGGGAGCGCCCGATGA
- a CDS encoding phytoene/squalene synthase family protein, translated as MPSWRTTLTAAGIADPRLRDDYTSVARRVLRREPAPYLTLRLLAAPPLVPWLTAGVGFMNLVDDVAETGTPQERSAGLAALAGQVEAALKTGDSPDPLLRAYAHAVASRGLPEHWVSRFLAGAATAEACFDGFETDEDFQAYLDAYAWPGVLVFTGLQYQGGPDEEQAAGWRRFVDAAQRVDFLADLAGDLAEGRLCLPRARLAEHSVTRADLEQARDTPAVRALLAAETRLARTALDATDGILDLVEPGLRPVIATMSELMGHQLTAVERAGVRALRKDVGYGLAAPVRTLIRARARARRARSLG; from the coding sequence ATGCCCAGCTGGCGCACCACCCTGACGGCGGCCGGTATCGCGGACCCCCGGCTGCGCGACGACTACACGAGCGTCGCCCGCCGGGTCCTGCGCCGAGAGCCGGCCCCGTACCTGACGCTGCGCCTGCTCGCAGCGCCGCCGCTGGTGCCCTGGCTGACGGCCGGGGTGGGCTTCATGAACCTGGTCGACGACGTGGCCGAGACCGGCACCCCGCAGGAACGATCCGCCGGTCTGGCCGCGCTCGCCGGGCAGGTGGAGGCGGCCCTGAAGACCGGCGACAGCCCCGACCCGCTGCTGCGGGCGTACGCCCACGCCGTCGCGTCCCGCGGCCTGCCCGAGCACTGGGTCTCCCGGTTCCTGGCGGGCGCCGCCACCGCCGAGGCCTGCTTCGACGGCTTCGAGACCGACGAGGACTTCCAGGCCTACCTCGACGCCTACGCCTGGCCCGGGGTGCTCGTGTTCACCGGACTCCAGTACCAGGGCGGCCCCGACGAGGAACAAGCTGCCGGATGGCGGCGGTTCGTCGACGCCGCCCAGCGGGTCGACTTCCTCGCCGACCTCGCCGGAGACCTCGCGGAGGGCCGGCTCTGCCTCCCGCGGGCCCGCCTCGCCGAGCACTCCGTCACCCGGGCCGACCTCGAACAGGCCCGCGACACCCCGGCCGTACGCGCGCTCCTCGCCGCCGAAACCCGGCTCGCCCGGACCGCCCTGGACGCCACCGACGGCATCCTCGACCTGGTCGAGCCTGGCCTGCGCCCGGTGATCGCCACCATGTCGGAGCTGATGGGCCACCAGCTGACCGCCGTGGAACGGGCCGGCGTCCGGGCCCTGCGCAAGGACGTCGGCTACGGCCTGGCGGCCCCCGTCCGCACCCTGATCCGCGCCCGCGCCCGCGCCCGGCGGGCCCGCAGCCTGGGCTAG
- a CDS encoding nucleotidyltransferase domain-containing protein, whose product MSSPSVPAEVLRSARAYRELTDRAAPGLVEGLYLVGSPIYGDYRPGRSDIDFVAVLSERPADHLVRRLGDALAELGRRHPRPYFDGLHVTRADLAGPPDDCPDVPCIGEWEFRPAGRLAVDPVTWHELARGAITVSGPRPGPGDVWTDETALRAYSHANLADYWRPAVEKLRAGQGTVATGPTERAELMTEWFVLGVARLHHLLATGRLTSKGGAGRYALGAFDRAWHPIVTEALRIRNGAGTRSPGYDADPAARVRDTIAFAETALEAGLRLGA is encoded by the coding sequence ATGTCTTCGCCGTCCGTCCCCGCTGAGGTCCTCCGTTCGGCCCGCGCCTACAGGGAGTTGACCGACCGGGCCGCACCCGGCCTCGTCGAGGGGCTGTACCTGGTCGGTTCACCCATCTACGGGGACTACCGTCCGGGACGCAGCGACATCGACTTCGTCGCGGTGCTGAGTGAGCGGCCCGCCGATCACCTCGTACGGCGTCTGGGCGACGCCCTCGCCGAACTCGGCCGCCGCCACCCGCGACCGTACTTCGACGGACTCCATGTCACCCGCGCCGATCTGGCCGGCCCGCCGGACGACTGTCCGGACGTGCCGTGCATCGGGGAATGGGAGTTCCGGCCCGCCGGCCGCCTTGCCGTCGATCCCGTGACCTGGCACGAACTGGCTCGTGGTGCGATCACCGTGAGCGGTCCTCGACCGGGGCCGGGCGACGTGTGGACCGACGAGACGGCGCTGCGCGCCTACTCCCACGCCAACCTCGCCGACTACTGGAGGCCGGCGGTCGAAAAACTGCGCGCCGGTCAGGGGACCGTCGCGACCGGGCCGACGGAGCGGGCGGAGCTGATGACCGAGTGGTTCGTGCTCGGTGTCGCCCGGCTGCACCATCTGCTGGCCACGGGCCGCCTCACGTCCAAGGGCGGCGCCGGCCGGTACGCCCTGGGTGCCTTCGACAGGGCTTGGCATCCGATCGTGACCGAGGCCCTCCGCATCCGGAACGGAGCCGGTACCCGCTCGCCCGGTTACGACGCCGACCCGGCCGCGCGGGTGCGGGACACCATCGCGTTCGCCGAGACGGCTCTCGAGGCAGGTCTCCGGCTGGGCGCCTAG
- a CDS encoding response regulator transcription factor → MIKVLLAEDQGMMRGALALLLGLEEDIEVVAQVGAGDEIVPAVIATRPDVALLDIELPGLSGLDAAAELRTRCPDCRVLILTTFGRPGYLRRAMEAGATGFLVKDGPVEELAAAVRRVLAGETVIDPSLAAAALSAGPNPLTAREADVLNAAVDGATVADIAARVHLSESTVRNYLSSAIGKTGTRNRMEAVRAARRQGWL, encoded by the coding sequence ATGATCAAGGTCCTGCTCGCGGAGGACCAGGGCATGATGCGCGGTGCGCTGGCCCTGCTGCTCGGCCTGGAGGAGGACATCGAGGTCGTGGCGCAGGTCGGAGCCGGGGACGAGATCGTGCCCGCAGTGATCGCGACGCGGCCGGACGTGGCCCTGCTCGACATCGAACTCCCGGGGCTCAGCGGGCTCGACGCCGCCGCCGAGCTGCGCACGCGCTGCCCCGACTGCAGGGTGCTGATCCTGACCACCTTCGGGCGCCCCGGCTATCTGCGCCGGGCGATGGAGGCGGGGGCCACCGGGTTCCTGGTCAAGGACGGGCCGGTGGAGGAACTGGCCGCCGCGGTACGCCGGGTGCTCGCCGGGGAGACCGTGATCGACCCCTCGCTCGCGGCCGCCGCGCTCAGCGCCGGCCCGAATCCGCTGACCGCGCGCGAGGCCGACGTACTGAACGCCGCGGTCGACGGGGCCACCGTGGCCGACATCGCGGCCCGGGTCCACCTGTCCGAGTCGACGGTACGGAACTACCTGTCCTCGGCCATCGGCAAGACCGGCACCCGCAACCGCATGGAGGCCGTCCGGGCGGCCCGCCGCCAGGGCTGGCTCTGA
- a CDS encoding ABC transporter permease → MTAYVRLEVRRTLRDTSYVVFGIGMPVLMYLLFTNLGTDADTGDWQTASMVAMAAYGALGAALSTGNGVAEDKGIGWLRQLRVTPMTPRQVVVGRALTGSVIVLPAVAAVLAAGAFVNGVRLEAWEWAAVALVLWLGALPFTLLGIGNGYRLTGQSTGVVNVGCSLALSIAGGLWFPVELFPDWLRSVSGFTPTRRFAEIGQSLAAGAAPGLSAVAVLAVWALLFGSYAVLSYRHSARTV, encoded by the coding sequence ATCACCGCCTACGTCCGCCTGGAAGTCCGCCGGACCCTGCGCGACACCTCCTACGTCGTCTTCGGCATCGGCATGCCGGTGCTGATGTACCTGCTCTTCACCAACCTCGGCACCGACGCCGACACCGGCGACTGGCAGACGGCCTCCATGGTGGCCATGGCCGCCTACGGGGCCCTGGGCGCAGCCCTGTCGACCGGGAACGGCGTCGCCGAGGACAAGGGCATCGGCTGGCTGCGCCAGCTGCGGGTCACCCCGATGACCCCGCGCCAGGTGGTCGTCGGCCGGGCCCTGACCGGCTCGGTGATCGTGCTGCCGGCCGTCGCCGCGGTGCTCGCGGCCGGCGCGTTCGTCAACGGGGTCCGGCTGGAGGCCTGGGAGTGGGCGGCCGTCGCCCTCGTCCTGTGGCTCGGCGCGCTCCCCTTCACCCTGCTCGGCATCGGCAACGGCTACCGGCTCACCGGCCAGAGCACGGGCGTGGTCAACGTCGGGTGCAGCCTCGCGCTCTCCATCGCCGGCGGACTCTGGTTCCCGGTCGAGCTGTTCCCGGACTGGCTGCGCTCCGTCTCCGGTTTCACCCCCACGCGCCGCTTCGCCGAGATCGGCCAGTCCCTCGCCGCCGGCGCCGCCCCCGGCCTGAGCGCGGTCGCCGTACTGGCGGTATGGGCCCTGCTGTTCGGTTCGTACGCGGTGCTCTCGTACCGTCACTCCGCGAGGACGGTGTAA
- a CDS encoding sensor histidine kinase encodes MKQGTGMKTNCRRAAKEGRKADWAVRKAEWRAQEKLRKARGEAPDYGRGPMGPPHAFALLPWLLMGMGAISNVIKGETPNPWIGALGLLVFNSLYITLVFRAFDRRAREAASTRWCLAALGAVTCALALAYGGNWLLFFPLWGLATGAVVRGRKLGLVMLAGTALAGAISAGEEGWVTLGIVYGTLLSGMVTASILALSETVKELRDTRQELARAAVDQERLRFSRDLHDLLGHTLSVIVVKSEAARRIAPRDMDAALAQVADIESVGRQALTEIREAVTGYREASLAAELDRARGALTAAGIEPVVRQSGPPLPPQAAALLGWVVREAATNAIRHSGATSCEIEVRSFAERVSLVITDDGNGVGSTPPGSGLTGLTERLAAAGGTLVGGPVAGPGRGFRVTAELPVEPAGPEGEGSAEHPETRENEEIR; translated from the coding sequence ATGAAGCAGGGAACGGGAATGAAGACGAACTGCAGGCGAGCGGCCAAGGAGGGCCGGAAGGCCGACTGGGCGGTCCGCAAGGCCGAATGGCGGGCGCAGGAGAAGCTGCGCAAGGCGCGCGGCGAGGCCCCCGACTACGGCCGCGGCCCGATGGGCCCGCCCCATGCCTTCGCGCTGCTGCCGTGGCTGCTGATGGGCATGGGCGCCATTTCCAACGTCATCAAGGGCGAGACCCCCAACCCCTGGATCGGCGCCCTCGGCCTGCTGGTCTTCAACTCCCTCTACATCACCCTGGTGTTCCGCGCCTTCGACCGGCGGGCCCGGGAGGCGGCCAGTACCCGCTGGTGCCTGGCCGCCCTCGGCGCGGTCACCTGCGCCCTCGCGCTCGCCTACGGGGGCAACTGGCTGCTGTTCTTCCCGCTGTGGGGCTTGGCCACCGGCGCGGTGGTGAGGGGCCGCAAGCTCGGCTTGGTGATGTTGGCCGGCACCGCCCTGGCCGGGGCGATCTCGGCAGGGGAGGAGGGCTGGGTCACCCTCGGCATCGTCTACGGGACCCTGCTGTCCGGCATGGTCACCGCGTCCATCCTCGCCCTGTCCGAGACGGTGAAGGAACTGCGGGACACACGGCAGGAGTTGGCCCGGGCCGCCGTGGACCAGGAGCGGCTGCGCTTCTCCCGCGATCTGCACGACCTGCTCGGCCACACCCTCTCGGTGATCGTCGTGAAGTCGGAGGCAGCCCGCCGGATCGCCCCCCGCGACATGGACGCGGCCCTCGCCCAGGTCGCGGACATCGAGTCCGTCGGGCGCCAGGCGCTCACCGAGATCCGCGAGGCCGTCACCGGCTACCGCGAGGCCAGCCTCGCGGCCGAACTCGACCGGGCCCGCGGCGCGCTGACCGCCGCCGGGATCGAGCCCGTCGTACGGCAGTCCGGGCCCCCGCTGCCCCCGCAGGCGGCGGCCCTGCTCGGCTGGGTGGTCCGCGAGGCCGCCACCAACGCGATCCGGCACAGCGGCGCGACCAGCTGCGAGATCGAGGTACGGAGCTTCGCGGAACGGGTCAGCCTGGTGATCACCGACGACGGGAACGGCGTAGGCTCGACCCCGCCGGGCAGCGGCCTGACCGGCCTGACCGAACGGCTCGCCGCAGCGGGCGGCACCCTCGTCGGCGGCCCGGTCGCGGGACCGGGCCGTGGCTTCCGGGTCACCGCCGAACTCCCGGTGGAGCCGGCCGGACCGGAGGGCGAGGGGAGCGCAGAGCACCCGGAGACCCGGGAGAACGAGGAGATCCGATGA